A genomic stretch from Anabrus simplex isolate iqAnaSimp1 chromosome 2, ASM4041472v1, whole genome shotgun sequence includes:
- the LOC136862850 gene encoding transient receptor potential cation channel protein painless, producing the protein MNDANCFEMSGSLCRTMSLCSPVNLLSLMEQRDLFAFQDALKTCDPNTWLGDPHLASILDLACKKDGTSEFVRALLEAGADPNLRNKVRNKAPIHFAAGSANLEALEALLSDSRTDINLTDDGGNTALHLLAKQHFSSSIQACIKFLLQHTELQVNKTNRKGQTAIYLAARQHEKEIVKIMLESGRISVDSDETYDGKKARDIILKEMPDLELLVPEKGAGEKIDDSVSRLFSCLYRRDETSFSRTLDDCLKYDEGKKLLDSDDGKFTLLQYAINVGLIESAKKLLRKGADPNATSSYKAKLPSILAASEGFYSIIELLIEKGADFTSPTDGQTALHVVIEGAEHRSSKLSEYQICFDLILEKLVKFDKLDINATDRLGNTALHIAARNGDKYFILRLMEHGAYIGTVNRFGDPPLANISSKILEDFLNRCVTTNDKSPRDENYEIRFDYKFLAPPALAMSTPRGSVSLPLDDPPTEPVPECQPLLYISRIPDLRRLLKHPIFTSFLELKWRGIRPFFYINLAFYLLFVTLMTIYILLVYEYSPETDMLPVSDSSTESVSDKLREGSVLDNKTNLPGKNGNNGTTTDNSSCLWTPGDAMWAILVFYFLCLVIRELFQLVVSPLHYVRSPENYLEIFLIISSGLVLFYRCADSTTRPHLSAITILLSWAELVLLIGRHPRLSTNIEMLKTVSMNFLQFLAWYSILIIAFALSFYTLFRRSAEDDNFFLGPGTSFFKTVVMVTGEFDASDLPFQYFPVTSHVVFVLFVFLVAIVLFNLLNGLAVSDTQAIKDDAELVGIVSRIKLVSYTESILLGHPFWCRRRAELECCFCQALDCIRYISFSRLPLLVRKVRLFPGIIPSRTIRVLPNQFSQILTSPEEGKLNINKNDSCYQNCQCYGNYKLDSRIMKDAMNVLTMRSHYSDAERIRVLLEKALERLDSNEKAVEKNSCQIRYLEEKFSSVENSCYKTQKAVEEILRIMQKSPGGPFSP; encoded by the coding sequence ATGTCGGGCAGCCTGTGTAGAACCATGAGCCTGTGTTCGCCTGTTAACCTGCTGTCTCTCATGGAACAACGTGACTTGTTTGCTTTCCAAGACGCTCTGAAGACATGCGATCCAAACACGTGGCTGGGAGATCCACACTTGGCCTCCATACTGGACCTAGCATGCAAGAAGGACGGAACAAGCGAGTTCGTTCGAGCTTTGCTTGAGGCTGGTGCCGATCCCAATTTAAGAAACAAAGTTAGGAATAAGGCTCCAATCCATTTTGCTGCAGGTTCGGCAAATCTCGAAGCATTAGAAGCTTTGCTGAGTGATTCCAGAACTGACATTAACCTCACTGATGATGGCGGAAATACAGCTCTGCACCTATTGGCTAAGCAACATTTTTCTTCATCTATACAAGCATGTATTAAATTTTTACTTCAACATACAGAACTCCAAGTAAACAAAACTAATCGCAAAGGCCAAACAGCTATTTACCTGGCTGCTCGACAACATGAGAAGGAGATTGTGAAGATTATGCTGGAGTCAGGTAGAATTAGTGTAGACAGTGATGAAACATACGACGGAAAGAAGGCCCGcgatatcatattaaaagaaatgCCTGATCTGGAATTGTTAGTGCCTGAAAAAGGAGCAGGTGAGAAAATCGATGACTCCGTTTCTCGTTTATTCTCTTGCTTATACAGGAGGGATGAGACTAGCTTTTCAAGAACTCTCGATGATTGCTTGAAGTATGATGAAGGGAAGAAACTACTTGATTCTGATGACGGGAAGTTTACTTTATTACAGTATGCTATTAATGTTGGATTAATTGAATCAGCTAAGAAGCTGTTAAGGAAAGGAGCAGATCCAAACGCGACGTCTTCATATAAAGCTAAACTACCCTCCATCTTGGCAGCATCTGAAGGTTTTTACAGTATTATTGAACTACTTATCGAGAAAGGAGCAGACTTCACATCACCGACGGACGGCCAGACTGCACTACACGTCGTCATTGAAGGTGCTGAACACAGGTCATCGAAGCTGTCAGAGTATCAAATTTGTTTTGACTTAATTCTTGAAAAGTTAGTTAAGTTTGACAAGTTGGACATCAATGCAACTGATCGGCTTGGTAACACAGCTCTGCATATTGCTGCTAGGAATGGTGATAAATACTTTATTCTGAGACTTATGGAACACGGTGCTTACATTGGGACAGTTAACCGCTTTGGTGACCCTCCTCTAGCAAACATATCTTCAAAAATACTGGAAGATTTTCTGAACAGATGCGTAACAACGAACGATAAGTCGCCTCGTGATGAAAATTACGAAATAAGATTTGATTACAAGTTTCTTGCTCCTCCTGCGTTAGCTATGAGTACACCACGCGGTTCTGTATCGCTTCCTTTAGATGATCCTCCAACTGAACCAGTTCCCGAATGTCAGCCTCTTCTGTACATTAGCCGTATCCCTGACTTGCGGCGATTGCTAAAGCATCCAATATTCACGAGTTTCTTAGAACTGAAATGGAGAGGAATTAGACCATTCTTCTATATTAATTTAGCATTTTACTTGTTATTTGTCACGCTTATGACTATTTATATACTTCTGGTGTATGAATACAGTCCTGAGACAGATATGTTACCTGTGTCTGATTCAAGTACAGAAAGTGTTTCTGATAAACTGCGTGAAGGCAGTGTCTTAGACAATAAAACGAATTTAcctgggaaaaatgggaataatggCACAACCACAGATAATTCAAGTTGCCTCTGGACTCCAGGGGATGCAATGTGGGCAATTTTGGTATTTTACTTCCTTTGCCTCGTTATCCGAGAACTTTTCCAACTTGTAGTTTCTCCACTTCATTACGTTCGATCTCCAGAAAATTATCTTGAAATATTTCTCATAATTTCAAGTGGCCTGGTTCTCTTTTATCGCTGTGCAGATTCGACAACTAGACCACATTTATCGGCGATCACTATTCTGCTGTCATGGGCTGAGTTAGTCCTCCTGATAGGTCGTCACCCTAGACTTTCAACGAACATAGAGATGCTAAAGACCGTCTCCATGAATTTTCTCCAATTTTTGGCCTGGTATTCAATTTTGATTATCGCATTTGCTCTAAGCTTTTACACATTATTTCGAAGAAGTGCTGAAGATGACAATTTTTTTCTAGGGCCTGGAACATCCTTCTTTAAAACGGTGGTAATGGTCACTGGAGAGTTTGATGCAAGTGACCTCCCTTTTCAGTATTTTCCGGTAACAAGCCATGTAGTGTTCGTACTTTTTGTGTTCCTTGTGGCGATTGTCCTCTTCAATCTCCTGAATGGGTTGGCTGTCAGTGACACACAAGCCATAAAAGATGATGCAGAGTTGGTAGGAATTGTGTCAAGAATTAAATTGGTTTCGTATACTGAGAGCATTCTTCTAGGTCATCCTTTCTGGTGCCGTCGCAGAGCGGAACTAGAATGCTGTTTTTGTCAAGCTCTTGATTGTATTCGTTACATTTCGTTCTCACGTTTACCTCTTCTAGTTAGGAAAGTACGCTTGTTTCCAGGAATTATTCCCAGTCGAACAATACGCGTCCTGCCAAACCAATTTTCTCAGATCCTTACATCGCCAGAGGAAGGTAAACTTAATATCAACAAGAACGATTCTTGTTACCAAAATTGCCAGTGTTATGGAAATTACAAGCTCGATTCTCGTATAATGAAAGATGCCATGAATGTTTTGACTATGAGAAGTCATTATTCAGACGCAGAGCGAATTCGAGTACTTTTAGAGAAGGCTTTGGAACGTTTGGATAGTAATGAAAAAGCTGTGGAGAAAAATTCTTGCCAGATCAGGTATTTGGAGGAAAAGTTTTCCTCCGTTGAAAACTCATGCTATAAAACCCAAAAAGCTGTTGAAGAAATTCTCAGGATCATGCAGAAATCTCCTGGAGGCCCATTTAGTCCGTGA